One Ctenopharyngodon idella isolate HZGC_01 chromosome 9, HZGC01, whole genome shotgun sequence DNA window includes the following coding sequences:
- the armc8 gene encoding armadillo repeat-containing protein 8 isoform X2, with protein sequence MMACLLEAPLRISVLSEVTATSRHYVDRLFDPDPQNVLQGVIDMKNAVIGNNKQKANLIVLGAVPRLLYLLQQSSSSLELRTECAVVLGSLAMGTENNIKSLVDCHIIPALLQGLLCSDLIFIEACLRCLRTVFISPVTPVQLLYTDPTVIPHLMSLLSRSQHTQEYITQIFAHCCKTPEHQTVLFNHGAIQNIAPLLISPSYKVRMQALKCFSVLAYENAQVSMTLVNVLVDGEQLSQVFVRMMQRDKPIEMQLTAAKCLTYMCRAGAIRTDDSCIVLKTLPCLVRMCSKERLLEERVEGAETLAYLMEPDIELQRIASVTDHLVSMLADYFKYPSSVSAITDIKRLDHDLKHAHELRQAAFKLYASLGSNDEDIRKKITETENMMDRIVSGLSESSIKVRLAAVRCLHSLSRSVQQLRTSFHDHAVWKPLMKLLQNAPDEVLVMASSTLCNLLLEFSPSKEPILESGVIELLCSLTQSDSPALRVNGIWALMNMAFQADQKVKVEIVKALGTEQLFRLLSDPDTNVLMKTLGLLRNLLSTRPHIDQIMSSHGKQIMQAVTLILEGEHSIEVKEQTLCILANIADGNTAKELIMTNDDMLQKIKYYMGHSNVKLQLAATFCISNLIWNEEDGEELMTHGSQERQDKLREMGFVDILHKLTQASDPNLCDRAKTAMQQYLA encoded by the exons ATGATGGCGTGCCTGCTGGAGGCCCCTTTACGCATCAGCGTGTTATCC GAAGTCACAGCCACGAGTCGCCACTATGTTGACCGGCTTTTCGACCCTGACCCACAGAACGTGCTGCAGGGAGTCAT TGACATGAAGAATGCTGTCATTGGAAACAACAAACAGAAGGCCAACCTGATTGTGCTAGGAGCCGTGCCAAG actcCTGTATCTTCTCCAGCAGAGCTCCTCCAGTCTGGAGCTGAGGACTGAATGTGCGGTCGTGTTGGGCAGTCTGGCCATGGGCACCGAGAACAACATCAAGTCCCTGGTGGACTGTCACATCATCCCAGCCCTGCTGCAAG GTCTCTTGTGTTCTGATCTGATCTTCATTGAGGCATGTCTGCGCTGTTTAAGAACTGTTTTCATCAGTCCAGTCACCCCAGTGCAGCTGCTCTACACA GACCCTACTGTGATCCCCCACCTCATGTCATTGCTGAGTCGGTCACAGCACACACAGGAATACATCACGCAAATCTTCGCCCACTGCTGCAAG ACTCCAGAACATCAGACGGTGTTGTTCAACCACGGTGCCATCCAGAACATTGCTCCACTGCTCATCTCTCCCTCCTATAAG GTACGGATGCAGGCGTTAAAGTGTTTCTCAGTCTTGGCCTATGAGAACGCTCAGGTCTCCATGACACTGGTGAATG TGCTTGTAGATGGTGAGCAGCTCTCTCAGGTTTTTGTTAGAATGATGCAAAGGGACAAACCCATCGAAATGCAGCTTACAGCCGCCAAATG tttAACATACATGTGTCGAGCAGGAGCCATCAGGACAGACGACAGCTGTATTGTACTAAAG ACTCTGCCGTGCCTGGTCCGAATGTGCAGTAAAGAGCGGTTACTGGAGGAGAGGGTGGAGGGAGCTGAGACGCTGGCCTACCTGATGGAGCCGGACATAGAACTACAGCGGATTGCCAGCGTCACTGACCACCTCGTGTCTATGTTGGCTGACTACTTTAAATACCCGAGCTCTGTCAGCGCCATCACTGATATTAAAAGG TTGGACCATGACTTGAAACATGCACATGAGCTCCGACAAGCAGCTTTTAAACTCTATGCTTCACTGGGCTCCAATGACGAGGACATCAGGAAAAAG ATTACAGAGACGGAAAACATGATGGACAGGATTGTTAGCGGCTTATCAGAATCTAGTATCAAAGTACGATTAGCAGCAGTCAG ATGTTTGCACAGTTTATCACGATCTGTACAACAGCTAAGGACGAGTTTTCACGATCATGCAGTATGGAAGCCACTAATGAAG TTATTACAGAACGCACCAGACGAGGTGCTGGTCATGGCCTCTTCAACACTATGCAACCTGCTGCTGGAGTTTTCACCCAGCAAAGAG CCGATCTTAGAGTCTGGGGTTATTGAGTTACTATGCAGCCTAACACAAAGTGACAGTCCAGCTCTGAGGGTCAACGGCATCTGGGCTCTCATG aacATGGCCTTCCAAGCAGATCAGAAAGTGAAGGTGGAGATAGTTAAAGCTCTGGGCACAGAACAGCTCTTTAGACTACTGTCTGATCCTGATACCAATGTGCTCATGAAAACGTTGGGGCTGCTTCGAAACCTGCTCTCCACCCGGCCG CATATAGACCAGATCATGAGCTCACATGGGAAGCAGATAATGCAAGCGGTCACGCTTATCCTGGAGGGAGAGCACAGCATAGAGGTCAAAGAGCAG ACATTGTGCATATTGGCCAACATTGCTGACGGAAACACTGCCAAGGAACTCATTATGACCAATGACGACATGctccaaaaaattaaatattacatg GGTCACTCCAATGTGAAACTGCAGCTGGCTGCCACCTTCTGCATCTCTAACCTCATCTGGAATGAGGAGGATGGTGAGGAGCTCATGACACATG GTTCACAAGAGAGACAAGACAAGCTAAGGGAGATGGGCTTTGTTGATATCTTACACAAACTCACCCAGGCGTCAGATCCCAACCTCTGTGACAG ggCAAAAACGGCGATGCAGCAGTATCTGGCATGA
- the armc8 gene encoding armadillo repeat-containing protein 8 isoform X1 gives MMACLLEAPLRISVLSEVTATSRHYVDRLFDPDPQNVLQGVIDMKNAVIGNNKQKANLIVLGAVPRLLYLLQQSSSSLELRTECAVVLGSLAMGTENNIKSLVDCHIIPALLQVFCDSAGLLCSDLIFIEACLRCLRTVFISPVTPVQLLYTDPTVIPHLMSLLSRSQHTQEYITQIFAHCCKTPEHQTVLFNHGAIQNIAPLLISPSYKVRMQALKCFSVLAYENAQVSMTLVNVLVDGEQLSQVFVRMMQRDKPIEMQLTAAKCLTYMCRAGAIRTDDSCIVLKTLPCLVRMCSKERLLEERVEGAETLAYLMEPDIELQRIASVTDHLVSMLADYFKYPSSVSAITDIKRLDHDLKHAHELRQAAFKLYASLGSNDEDIRKKITETENMMDRIVSGLSESSIKVRLAAVRCLHSLSRSVQQLRTSFHDHAVWKPLMKLLQNAPDEVLVMASSTLCNLLLEFSPSKEPILESGVIELLCSLTQSDSPALRVNGIWALMNMAFQADQKVKVEIVKALGTEQLFRLLSDPDTNVLMKTLGLLRNLLSTRPHIDQIMSSHGKQIMQAVTLILEGEHSIEVKEQTLCILANIADGNTAKELIMTNDDMLQKIKYYMGHSNVKLQLAATFCISNLIWNEEDGEELMTHGSQERQDKLREMGFVDILHKLTQASDPNLCDRAKTAMQQYLA, from the exons ATGATGGCGTGCCTGCTGGAGGCCCCTTTACGCATCAGCGTGTTATCC GAAGTCACAGCCACGAGTCGCCACTATGTTGACCGGCTTTTCGACCCTGACCCACAGAACGTGCTGCAGGGAGTCAT TGACATGAAGAATGCTGTCATTGGAAACAACAAACAGAAGGCCAACCTGATTGTGCTAGGAGCCGTGCCAAG actcCTGTATCTTCTCCAGCAGAGCTCCTCCAGTCTGGAGCTGAGGACTGAATGTGCGGTCGTGTTGGGCAGTCTGGCCATGGGCACCGAGAACAACATCAAGTCCCTGGTGGACTGTCACATCATCCCAGCCCTGCTGCAAG TGTTTTGTGATTCTGCAGGTCTCTTGTGTTCTGATCTGATCTTCATTGAGGCATGTCTGCGCTGTTTAAGAACTGTTTTCATCAGTCCAGTCACCCCAGTGCAGCTGCTCTACACA GACCCTACTGTGATCCCCCACCTCATGTCATTGCTGAGTCGGTCACAGCACACACAGGAATACATCACGCAAATCTTCGCCCACTGCTGCAAG ACTCCAGAACATCAGACGGTGTTGTTCAACCACGGTGCCATCCAGAACATTGCTCCACTGCTCATCTCTCCCTCCTATAAG GTACGGATGCAGGCGTTAAAGTGTTTCTCAGTCTTGGCCTATGAGAACGCTCAGGTCTCCATGACACTGGTGAATG TGCTTGTAGATGGTGAGCAGCTCTCTCAGGTTTTTGTTAGAATGATGCAAAGGGACAAACCCATCGAAATGCAGCTTACAGCCGCCAAATG tttAACATACATGTGTCGAGCAGGAGCCATCAGGACAGACGACAGCTGTATTGTACTAAAG ACTCTGCCGTGCCTGGTCCGAATGTGCAGTAAAGAGCGGTTACTGGAGGAGAGGGTGGAGGGAGCTGAGACGCTGGCCTACCTGATGGAGCCGGACATAGAACTACAGCGGATTGCCAGCGTCACTGACCACCTCGTGTCTATGTTGGCTGACTACTTTAAATACCCGAGCTCTGTCAGCGCCATCACTGATATTAAAAGG TTGGACCATGACTTGAAACATGCACATGAGCTCCGACAAGCAGCTTTTAAACTCTATGCTTCACTGGGCTCCAATGACGAGGACATCAGGAAAAAG ATTACAGAGACGGAAAACATGATGGACAGGATTGTTAGCGGCTTATCAGAATCTAGTATCAAAGTACGATTAGCAGCAGTCAG ATGTTTGCACAGTTTATCACGATCTGTACAACAGCTAAGGACGAGTTTTCACGATCATGCAGTATGGAAGCCACTAATGAAG TTATTACAGAACGCACCAGACGAGGTGCTGGTCATGGCCTCTTCAACACTATGCAACCTGCTGCTGGAGTTTTCACCCAGCAAAGAG CCGATCTTAGAGTCTGGGGTTATTGAGTTACTATGCAGCCTAACACAAAGTGACAGTCCAGCTCTGAGGGTCAACGGCATCTGGGCTCTCATG aacATGGCCTTCCAAGCAGATCAGAAAGTGAAGGTGGAGATAGTTAAAGCTCTGGGCACAGAACAGCTCTTTAGACTACTGTCTGATCCTGATACCAATGTGCTCATGAAAACGTTGGGGCTGCTTCGAAACCTGCTCTCCACCCGGCCG CATATAGACCAGATCATGAGCTCACATGGGAAGCAGATAATGCAAGCGGTCACGCTTATCCTGGAGGGAGAGCACAGCATAGAGGTCAAAGAGCAG ACATTGTGCATATTGGCCAACATTGCTGACGGAAACACTGCCAAGGAACTCATTATGACCAATGACGACATGctccaaaaaattaaatattacatg GGTCACTCCAATGTGAAACTGCAGCTGGCTGCCACCTTCTGCATCTCTAACCTCATCTGGAATGAGGAGGATGGTGAGGAGCTCATGACACATG GTTCACAAGAGAGACAAGACAAGCTAAGGGAGATGGGCTTTGTTGATATCTTACACAAACTCACCCAGGCGTCAGATCCCAACCTCTGTGACAG ggCAAAAACGGCGATGCAGCAGTATCTGGCATGA
- the armc8 gene encoding armadillo repeat-containing protein 8 isoform X3, producing MMACLLEAPLRISVLSEVTATSRHYVDRLFDPDPQNVLQGVIDMKNAVIGNNKQKANLIVLGAVPRLLYLLQQSSSSLELRTECAVVLGSLAMGTENNIKSLVDCHIIPALLQVFCDSAGLLCSDLIFIEACLRCLRTVFISPVTPVQLLYTDPTVIPHLMSLLSRSQHTQEYITQIFAHCCKTPEHQTVLFNHGAIQNIAPLLISPSYKVRMQALKCFSVLAYENAQVSMTLVNVLVDGEQLSQVFVRMMQRDKPIEMQLTAAKCLTYMCRAGAIRTDDSCIVLKTLPCLVRMCSKERLLEERVEGAETLAYLMEPDIELQRIASVTDHLVSMLADYFKYPSSVSAITDIKRLDHDLKHAHELRQAAFKLYASLGSNDEDIRKKITETENMMDRIVSGLSESSIKVRLAAVRCLHSLSRSVQQLRTSFHDHAVWKPLMKLLQNAPDEVLVMASSTLCNLLLEFSPSKEPILESGVIELLCSLTQSDSPALRVNGIWALMNMAFQADQKVKVEIVKALGTEQLFRLLSDPDTNVLMKTLGLLRNLLSTRPHIDQIMSSHGKQIMQAVTLILEGEHSIEVKEQTLCILANIADGNTAKELIMTNDDMLQKIKYYMGHSNVKLQLAATFCISNLIWNEEDGSQERQDKLREMGFVDILHKLTQASDPNLCDRAKTAMQQYLA from the exons ATGATGGCGTGCCTGCTGGAGGCCCCTTTACGCATCAGCGTGTTATCC GAAGTCACAGCCACGAGTCGCCACTATGTTGACCGGCTTTTCGACCCTGACCCACAGAACGTGCTGCAGGGAGTCAT TGACATGAAGAATGCTGTCATTGGAAACAACAAACAGAAGGCCAACCTGATTGTGCTAGGAGCCGTGCCAAG actcCTGTATCTTCTCCAGCAGAGCTCCTCCAGTCTGGAGCTGAGGACTGAATGTGCGGTCGTGTTGGGCAGTCTGGCCATGGGCACCGAGAACAACATCAAGTCCCTGGTGGACTGTCACATCATCCCAGCCCTGCTGCAAG TGTTTTGTGATTCTGCAGGTCTCTTGTGTTCTGATCTGATCTTCATTGAGGCATGTCTGCGCTGTTTAAGAACTGTTTTCATCAGTCCAGTCACCCCAGTGCAGCTGCTCTACACA GACCCTACTGTGATCCCCCACCTCATGTCATTGCTGAGTCGGTCACAGCACACACAGGAATACATCACGCAAATCTTCGCCCACTGCTGCAAG ACTCCAGAACATCAGACGGTGTTGTTCAACCACGGTGCCATCCAGAACATTGCTCCACTGCTCATCTCTCCCTCCTATAAG GTACGGATGCAGGCGTTAAAGTGTTTCTCAGTCTTGGCCTATGAGAACGCTCAGGTCTCCATGACACTGGTGAATG TGCTTGTAGATGGTGAGCAGCTCTCTCAGGTTTTTGTTAGAATGATGCAAAGGGACAAACCCATCGAAATGCAGCTTACAGCCGCCAAATG tttAACATACATGTGTCGAGCAGGAGCCATCAGGACAGACGACAGCTGTATTGTACTAAAG ACTCTGCCGTGCCTGGTCCGAATGTGCAGTAAAGAGCGGTTACTGGAGGAGAGGGTGGAGGGAGCTGAGACGCTGGCCTACCTGATGGAGCCGGACATAGAACTACAGCGGATTGCCAGCGTCACTGACCACCTCGTGTCTATGTTGGCTGACTACTTTAAATACCCGAGCTCTGTCAGCGCCATCACTGATATTAAAAGG TTGGACCATGACTTGAAACATGCACATGAGCTCCGACAAGCAGCTTTTAAACTCTATGCTTCACTGGGCTCCAATGACGAGGACATCAGGAAAAAG ATTACAGAGACGGAAAACATGATGGACAGGATTGTTAGCGGCTTATCAGAATCTAGTATCAAAGTACGATTAGCAGCAGTCAG ATGTTTGCACAGTTTATCACGATCTGTACAACAGCTAAGGACGAGTTTTCACGATCATGCAGTATGGAAGCCACTAATGAAG TTATTACAGAACGCACCAGACGAGGTGCTGGTCATGGCCTCTTCAACACTATGCAACCTGCTGCTGGAGTTTTCACCCAGCAAAGAG CCGATCTTAGAGTCTGGGGTTATTGAGTTACTATGCAGCCTAACACAAAGTGACAGTCCAGCTCTGAGGGTCAACGGCATCTGGGCTCTCATG aacATGGCCTTCCAAGCAGATCAGAAAGTGAAGGTGGAGATAGTTAAAGCTCTGGGCACAGAACAGCTCTTTAGACTACTGTCTGATCCTGATACCAATGTGCTCATGAAAACGTTGGGGCTGCTTCGAAACCTGCTCTCCACCCGGCCG CATATAGACCAGATCATGAGCTCACATGGGAAGCAGATAATGCAAGCGGTCACGCTTATCCTGGAGGGAGAGCACAGCATAGAGGTCAAAGAGCAG ACATTGTGCATATTGGCCAACATTGCTGACGGAAACACTGCCAAGGAACTCATTATGACCAATGACGACATGctccaaaaaattaaatattacatg GGTCACTCCAATGTGAAACTGCAGCTGGCTGCCACCTTCTGCATCTCTAACCTCATCTGGAATGAGGAGGATG GTTCACAAGAGAGACAAGACAAGCTAAGGGAGATGGGCTTTGTTGATATCTTACACAAACTCACCCAGGCGTCAGATCCCAACCTCTGTGACAG ggCAAAAACGGCGATGCAGCAGTATCTGGCATGA
- the armc8 gene encoding armadillo repeat-containing protein 8 isoform X4 gives MMACLLEAPLRISVLSEVTATSRHYVDRLFDPDPQNVLQGVIDMKNAVIGNNKQKANLIVLGAVPRLLYLLQQSSSSLELRTECAVVLGSLAMGTENNIKSLVDCHIIPALLQGLLCSDLIFIEACLRCLRTVFISPVTPVQLLYTDPTVIPHLMSLLSRSQHTQEYITQIFAHCCKTPEHQTVLFNHGAIQNIAPLLISPSYKVRMQALKCFSVLAYENAQVSMTLVNVLVDGEQLSQVFVRMMQRDKPIEMQLTAAKCLTYMCRAGAIRTDDSCIVLKTLPCLVRMCSKERLLEERVEGAETLAYLMEPDIELQRIASVTDHLVSMLADYFKYPSSVSAITDIKRLDHDLKHAHELRQAAFKLYASLGSNDEDIRKKITETENMMDRIVSGLSESSIKVRLAAVRCLHSLSRSVQQLRTSFHDHAVWKPLMKLLQNAPDEVLVMASSTLCNLLLEFSPSKEPILESGVIELLCSLTQSDSPALRVNGIWALMNMAFQADQKVKVEIVKALGTEQLFRLLSDPDTNVLMKTLGLLRNLLSTRPHIDQIMSSHGKQIMQAVTLILEGEHSIEVKEQTLCILANIADGNTAKELIMTNDDMLQKIKYYMGHSNVKLQLAATFCISNLIWNEEDGSQERQDKLREMGFVDILHKLTQASDPNLCDRAKTAMQQYLA, from the exons ATGATGGCGTGCCTGCTGGAGGCCCCTTTACGCATCAGCGTGTTATCC GAAGTCACAGCCACGAGTCGCCACTATGTTGACCGGCTTTTCGACCCTGACCCACAGAACGTGCTGCAGGGAGTCAT TGACATGAAGAATGCTGTCATTGGAAACAACAAACAGAAGGCCAACCTGATTGTGCTAGGAGCCGTGCCAAG actcCTGTATCTTCTCCAGCAGAGCTCCTCCAGTCTGGAGCTGAGGACTGAATGTGCGGTCGTGTTGGGCAGTCTGGCCATGGGCACCGAGAACAACATCAAGTCCCTGGTGGACTGTCACATCATCCCAGCCCTGCTGCAAG GTCTCTTGTGTTCTGATCTGATCTTCATTGAGGCATGTCTGCGCTGTTTAAGAACTGTTTTCATCAGTCCAGTCACCCCAGTGCAGCTGCTCTACACA GACCCTACTGTGATCCCCCACCTCATGTCATTGCTGAGTCGGTCACAGCACACACAGGAATACATCACGCAAATCTTCGCCCACTGCTGCAAG ACTCCAGAACATCAGACGGTGTTGTTCAACCACGGTGCCATCCAGAACATTGCTCCACTGCTCATCTCTCCCTCCTATAAG GTACGGATGCAGGCGTTAAAGTGTTTCTCAGTCTTGGCCTATGAGAACGCTCAGGTCTCCATGACACTGGTGAATG TGCTTGTAGATGGTGAGCAGCTCTCTCAGGTTTTTGTTAGAATGATGCAAAGGGACAAACCCATCGAAATGCAGCTTACAGCCGCCAAATG tttAACATACATGTGTCGAGCAGGAGCCATCAGGACAGACGACAGCTGTATTGTACTAAAG ACTCTGCCGTGCCTGGTCCGAATGTGCAGTAAAGAGCGGTTACTGGAGGAGAGGGTGGAGGGAGCTGAGACGCTGGCCTACCTGATGGAGCCGGACATAGAACTACAGCGGATTGCCAGCGTCACTGACCACCTCGTGTCTATGTTGGCTGACTACTTTAAATACCCGAGCTCTGTCAGCGCCATCACTGATATTAAAAGG TTGGACCATGACTTGAAACATGCACATGAGCTCCGACAAGCAGCTTTTAAACTCTATGCTTCACTGGGCTCCAATGACGAGGACATCAGGAAAAAG ATTACAGAGACGGAAAACATGATGGACAGGATTGTTAGCGGCTTATCAGAATCTAGTATCAAAGTACGATTAGCAGCAGTCAG ATGTTTGCACAGTTTATCACGATCTGTACAACAGCTAAGGACGAGTTTTCACGATCATGCAGTATGGAAGCCACTAATGAAG TTATTACAGAACGCACCAGACGAGGTGCTGGTCATGGCCTCTTCAACACTATGCAACCTGCTGCTGGAGTTTTCACCCAGCAAAGAG CCGATCTTAGAGTCTGGGGTTATTGAGTTACTATGCAGCCTAACACAAAGTGACAGTCCAGCTCTGAGGGTCAACGGCATCTGGGCTCTCATG aacATGGCCTTCCAAGCAGATCAGAAAGTGAAGGTGGAGATAGTTAAAGCTCTGGGCACAGAACAGCTCTTTAGACTACTGTCTGATCCTGATACCAATGTGCTCATGAAAACGTTGGGGCTGCTTCGAAACCTGCTCTCCACCCGGCCG CATATAGACCAGATCATGAGCTCACATGGGAAGCAGATAATGCAAGCGGTCACGCTTATCCTGGAGGGAGAGCACAGCATAGAGGTCAAAGAGCAG ACATTGTGCATATTGGCCAACATTGCTGACGGAAACACTGCCAAGGAACTCATTATGACCAATGACGACATGctccaaaaaattaaatattacatg GGTCACTCCAATGTGAAACTGCAGCTGGCTGCCACCTTCTGCATCTCTAACCTCATCTGGAATGAGGAGGATG GTTCACAAGAGAGACAAGACAAGCTAAGGGAGATGGGCTTTGTTGATATCTTACACAAACTCACCCAGGCGTCAGATCCCAACCTCTGTGACAG ggCAAAAACGGCGATGCAGCAGTATCTGGCATGA
- the armc8 gene encoding armadillo repeat-containing protein 8 isoform X5 yields the protein MKNAVIGNNKQKANLIVLGAVPRLLYLLQQSSSSLELRTECAVVLGSLAMGTENNIKSLVDCHIIPALLQVFCDSAGLLCSDLIFIEACLRCLRTVFISPVTPVQLLYTDPTVIPHLMSLLSRSQHTQEYITQIFAHCCKTPEHQTVLFNHGAIQNIAPLLISPSYKVRMQALKCFSVLAYENAQVSMTLVNVLVDGEQLSQVFVRMMQRDKPIEMQLTAAKCLTYMCRAGAIRTDDSCIVLKTLPCLVRMCSKERLLEERVEGAETLAYLMEPDIELQRIASVTDHLVSMLADYFKYPSSVSAITDIKRLDHDLKHAHELRQAAFKLYASLGSNDEDIRKKITETENMMDRIVSGLSESSIKVRLAAVRCLHSLSRSVQQLRTSFHDHAVWKPLMKLLQNAPDEVLVMASSTLCNLLLEFSPSKEPILESGVIELLCSLTQSDSPALRVNGIWALMNMAFQADQKVKVEIVKALGTEQLFRLLSDPDTNVLMKTLGLLRNLLSTRPHIDQIMSSHGKQIMQAVTLILEGEHSIEVKEQTLCILANIADGNTAKELIMTNDDMLQKIKYYMGHSNVKLQLAATFCISNLIWNEEDGEELMTHGSQERQDKLREMGFVDILHKLTQASDPNLCDRAKTAMQQYLA from the exons ATGAAGAATGCTGTCATTGGAAACAACAAACAGAAGGCCAACCTGATTGTGCTAGGAGCCGTGCCAAG actcCTGTATCTTCTCCAGCAGAGCTCCTCCAGTCTGGAGCTGAGGACTGAATGTGCGGTCGTGTTGGGCAGTCTGGCCATGGGCACCGAGAACAACATCAAGTCCCTGGTGGACTGTCACATCATCCCAGCCCTGCTGCAAG TGTTTTGTGATTCTGCAGGTCTCTTGTGTTCTGATCTGATCTTCATTGAGGCATGTCTGCGCTGTTTAAGAACTGTTTTCATCAGTCCAGTCACCCCAGTGCAGCTGCTCTACACA GACCCTACTGTGATCCCCCACCTCATGTCATTGCTGAGTCGGTCACAGCACACACAGGAATACATCACGCAAATCTTCGCCCACTGCTGCAAG ACTCCAGAACATCAGACGGTGTTGTTCAACCACGGTGCCATCCAGAACATTGCTCCACTGCTCATCTCTCCCTCCTATAAG GTACGGATGCAGGCGTTAAAGTGTTTCTCAGTCTTGGCCTATGAGAACGCTCAGGTCTCCATGACACTGGTGAATG TGCTTGTAGATGGTGAGCAGCTCTCTCAGGTTTTTGTTAGAATGATGCAAAGGGACAAACCCATCGAAATGCAGCTTACAGCCGCCAAATG tttAACATACATGTGTCGAGCAGGAGCCATCAGGACAGACGACAGCTGTATTGTACTAAAG ACTCTGCCGTGCCTGGTCCGAATGTGCAGTAAAGAGCGGTTACTGGAGGAGAGGGTGGAGGGAGCTGAGACGCTGGCCTACCTGATGGAGCCGGACATAGAACTACAGCGGATTGCCAGCGTCACTGACCACCTCGTGTCTATGTTGGCTGACTACTTTAAATACCCGAGCTCTGTCAGCGCCATCACTGATATTAAAAGG TTGGACCATGACTTGAAACATGCACATGAGCTCCGACAAGCAGCTTTTAAACTCTATGCTTCACTGGGCTCCAATGACGAGGACATCAGGAAAAAG ATTACAGAGACGGAAAACATGATGGACAGGATTGTTAGCGGCTTATCAGAATCTAGTATCAAAGTACGATTAGCAGCAGTCAG ATGTTTGCACAGTTTATCACGATCTGTACAACAGCTAAGGACGAGTTTTCACGATCATGCAGTATGGAAGCCACTAATGAAG TTATTACAGAACGCACCAGACGAGGTGCTGGTCATGGCCTCTTCAACACTATGCAACCTGCTGCTGGAGTTTTCACCCAGCAAAGAG CCGATCTTAGAGTCTGGGGTTATTGAGTTACTATGCAGCCTAACACAAAGTGACAGTCCAGCTCTGAGGGTCAACGGCATCTGGGCTCTCATG aacATGGCCTTCCAAGCAGATCAGAAAGTGAAGGTGGAGATAGTTAAAGCTCTGGGCACAGAACAGCTCTTTAGACTACTGTCTGATCCTGATACCAATGTGCTCATGAAAACGTTGGGGCTGCTTCGAAACCTGCTCTCCACCCGGCCG CATATAGACCAGATCATGAGCTCACATGGGAAGCAGATAATGCAAGCGGTCACGCTTATCCTGGAGGGAGAGCACAGCATAGAGGTCAAAGAGCAG ACATTGTGCATATTGGCCAACATTGCTGACGGAAACACTGCCAAGGAACTCATTATGACCAATGACGACATGctccaaaaaattaaatattacatg GGTCACTCCAATGTGAAACTGCAGCTGGCTGCCACCTTCTGCATCTCTAACCTCATCTGGAATGAGGAGGATGGTGAGGAGCTCATGACACATG GTTCACAAGAGAGACAAGACAAGCTAAGGGAGATGGGCTTTGTTGATATCTTACACAAACTCACCCAGGCGTCAGATCCCAACCTCTGTGACAG ggCAAAAACGGCGATGCAGCAGTATCTGGCATGA